The following proteins come from a genomic window of Lycium ferocissimum isolate CSIRO_LF1 chromosome 4, AGI_CSIRO_Lferr_CH_V1, whole genome shotgun sequence:
- the LOC132054770 gene encoding uncharacterized protein LOC132054770 produces MEAALWNLEDKWKLSTQESVAFFVCICTLVIGICIVVAFIKRRATTRRKGLVGPARDIEWSEPKFLSLNSNCVKKMLTSTVRWSGPSKWEEKRSKSHTERVSPLLVAASQLKGDSARWQSHNSDSPVWQRPILMGEKCELPRFSGLILYDERGRPVHHVDNDPFSIDQVS; encoded by the coding sequence ATGGAAGCAGCTCTATGGAACTTGGAAGACAAATGGAAACTCTCAACTCAAGAATCAGTTGCATTTTTCGTTTGCATTTGTACGTTGGTAATTGGAATTTGCATAGTTGTTGCTTTTATCAAAAGAAGAGCAACAACTAGGAGAAAGGGGCTAGTGGGCCCGGCCCGCGATATAGAATGGTCTGAGCCAAAGTTTTTGAGTTTGAATAGTAATTGTGTGAAGAAAATGCTGACGAGTACGGTACGATGGAGCGGGCCGAGCAAGTGGGAGGAGAAAAGGAGCAAGAGTCATACGGAGAGAGTTTCTCCGTTACTTGTTGCTGCAAGTCAACTTAAGGGCGATTCCGCCAGGTGGCAGAGCCACAACTCGGACTCACCCGTGTGGCAAAGGCCTATACTTATGGGTGAAAAGTGTGAGTTGCCGAGATTCAGTGGGCTTATTTTGTATGATGAGAGAGGCAGGCCAGTTCATCATGTTGACAATGATCCATTCAGCATTGACCAGGTCAGTTAA